A genome region from Senegalia massiliensis includes the following:
- a CDS encoding response regulator transcription factor has protein sequence MISILLVEDDKALAMGIEFSLKENGYEVFNTSTIKESKKIYEEEKIDLILLDINLPDGSGYDLCKYIRSESDVPIIFLTALDEEVNIVLGLDIGGDDYITKPFRVGELTSRIRAILRRTKKDDIDIYKSGDLTINISKVKVEKKSNEIKLTALEYKLLLFFINHPQKSSKREEILSYLTENEEAFFDENTLSVYIKRLREKIEDDHKNPEYIITKRGLGYIWEKEVIKE, from the coding sequence ATGATAAGTATACTTTTAGTAGAAGATGATAAAGCACTTGCTATGGGAATAGAATTTAGCTTAAAAGAAAATGGATATGAAGTGTTTAATACAAGTACTATAAAAGAAAGTAAGAAAATATATGAAGAAGAAAAAATAGATTTAATACTTTTAGATATTAATTTACCAGATGGAAGTGGATATGATTTGTGTAAATATATAAGAAGTGAAAGTGATGTACCTATAATATTTTTAACAGCACTTGATGAAGAGGTAAATATAGTTCTAGGACTTGATATTGGAGGAGATGATTATATTACAAAACCTTTTAGAGTAGGAGAATTGACTTCTCGCATCAGAGCCATACTTCGCAGAACTAAAAAAGATGATATAGACATATATAAATCAGGTGATTTAACAATAAATATATCTAAGGTAAAAGTAGAAAAGAAAAGTAATGAAATTAAACTTACAGCACTTGAATATAAATTATTATTATTTTTCATTAATCATCCCCAAAAATCATCAAAGAGAGAAGAAATTTTATCTTATCTAACAGAAAATGAAGAAGCTTTCTTTGATGAAAACACATTATCTGTGTATATAAAAAGACTTAGAGAAAAAATAGAAGATGACCATAAAAACCCTGAATATATAATTACAAAAAGAGGGCTAGGTTATATTTGGGAAAAAGAAGTTATAAAGGAGTAG